CATTCCGCCATCCGGATGTTCTTGTAGGCAATATGATCAGCGACTTTGTGAAAGGAAACCACCAGCAGGACTATCCGCAGGGAATTCAGGCCGGGATCCGTTTGCACCGTGAGATTGATGCGTTTACCGACGCTCACCCCGCTACCCTTGCCGCCAAACAGGTTTTCAGAAGCGAATACCGGTTATACAGCGGTGCTTTTATGGATGTTGCATATGATTACTTTCTTGCAAACGACACGCTGGAGTTCCCCCCGGGAACGCTTGAGATTTTTACCCAGGAAACTTATCATACGCTGGATCACTATTTTGAACAACTGCCGGAAGGCTTCCGTCAATTGTTTTATTATATGAAACAGCAAAACTGGCTATTGAACTACCGCGAGCCCCGGGGTATTTACAAAAGTTTTGCCGGGTTGGTACGCCGGGCAAAATACCTGAATGACAGTCAGCCGGCTGAAAAAATATTTGCGGCAAACATTAAACGTTTGGAGGAAAACTACCGTCTGTTTTGGACAGACCTGAAACCTTTTGCGGAAGAACAATTTAAAAAGTTGACGAATTAAAATGCGATCTGTTATGACAAAGTATGTATTAATAGTAGCCATGGGCCTTTTTTTTCATATAGCCGCCCACAGCCAATCCTGGATACCAGTCGATAAATCTCCGATGGACCAGATTTATTTCCCGGTTGATTATCCCTCAAAAAAAATCAGGGGCACCAGTGAACCGTTGCGTATGCGGGTTATTTATAGCCGGCCGGCTAAAAACAACCGCAAGATCTTTAACTCTGATATTGTGCCTTATGGCAAGGTTTGGCGCCTGGGGGCTAATGAGGCAACAGAGATCCAGTTTTTTACTCCGGCAATGATTGGTGGAAAAAAAGTGCCCGCAGGCCGGTACACTATTTATTGCATTCCCACCGAAAAGGAATGGACCTTTATTGTAAACAAAGACACCGACGCCTGGGGCGCTTTTAATTACGATGCAACAAAAGATGTAGTTCGCGTATCGACACCTGTGGAAGAATTGAAAGATCCGGTAGAATTCCTGACCATTGATTTTGAAAAAAGCGGATCAACCGTTAACTTGGCCATTGAATGGGATCAAAAGAAAGCGTCCCTGCCTATTAATTTTTAACTATAACGAATGAACTGTATCAAGGGCAGATGGTTCCTGCTTGCCGGCTTCGCATTACTGGTGGCCTGTAATCAGAAGCCCGAAACGAAAATTACACAACCCACGCCTAAAGTGGCCCCGCCAGGGTCCCTGCAAGCGGTAAATCCTACCAATCCCTATGAGCCGGTAGACGTATCCCCGCTTGATATGAGTTACTATCCGGTGCATTACCCGCTGCAGAAAATGAGCGGCAGCTCCACGGAAAAGCCGGTCATGCGCGTTATTTATAGCCGGCCGCATCTCCAGGGGCGTTCCCTGTTTGGGTCGGTGCTCAAATATGATCAGCCCTGGCGGATGGGCGCCAATGAAGCTACTGAACTGGATGTGTTCCGGCCCGTTTATCTCAGTAACAAAAAAATTGAACCCGGCCGGTACACCCTTTACAGTATTCCACACGAAAAAAGCTGGACCATCGTACTGAATAATAATCTGGATACCTGGGGACTCCGGCAGGACAGCACCCAGGATCTTTTCCGGATAGAAGTGCCTTCTACCGACAATAATCCCATGGTGGAATACTTTACCATGGTTTTTCAGCAGGCAGATACGGGTGCAAACCTGATCATTGCCTGGGGCGAAACACTGGTGAAACTTCCCTTTGTGATCAAATAAAAAAGAGCAGAACCGCGGTTCTGCTCTTTACTTATATACAACCGGAAGATCCGGTTAAAAACGCCTGCATCAGTAATCGGCTCTCTTATATTTTGCTTCCTGTGTAATCGTTCCGCTGTGATCAACGGTTACCTTATACAGGTTACGGCTGTCATTTACGATCAAATGATAGCTGGTTCCTTCACTGTTGCTCACCTCAGTAACCCCAGCAATATCCTTACCTTCATATTGCTTCCGGATCTGGTACAATACATGCGAAGGCAGTTCATTTGCTTTATAGTAACGGATCGTGCGGATAAGCGTTCCGTTATTGTCGATCATCACACGGGTAGCTACAGAACCGGAACGGAAGCTGGCCTGGCTGTAAGTGGCAGTAGTAGCCCATTGCACGTCCCGTGCATCGGAAAACACCTGGTTAAAGGTTTTAATGACTTTTTCATTAACAGTAGGGTTTGTAACTGTAGGATTCGAGGGCACAGCAGCCATTGCATTTAAACCAAGAGAAAGAACAGCGGTAAGAATAAAGAGTTTCATTTTTTTTAGTTTTATGCCGTTACCCGGCGGTTTACGTTTTTATTGCTTTGTTGAAACAAAAATAGTAGCAAACCCTGCCCCGGGTCAAGCGCATTACGGCTGAAGGCAAAAGAAAGGAGGGTGAATGGCTGTTTTTCAGGGATGAAAAACCTGCCGGAGGTTTACCGGCCTTTAGTTATCGTCAGACAGATACAGGATCATTTTCAATCGATACTGCTTAATATTCCTGAAACCCCGATTGTCCAACGCCGTCAAATGTTACTTCCCCAAGCCCGTAAAATTCAAACCCACCAGCATATTTTAAGAGTTTTTGGGCCAGGTTGTCTATTTGCTGATCGGTCAAACCCGGCTGGGGCTCCACTTTGTATTCATCGTCGTCTTCTGAAACGTGTTGTTCGTTCAACGTCAATTTTAATTGTTCTATGGCCGCCATTCTTTCAGCTTTCGTCATTTTGTTACAAGCAATGGAAACATCGGTTTCGCGGCCTCAATAAGCAGGCTCGGGTTCAAAGCGCACGCATTTCTTTATAATGTATAAATACAATCGACCTGCTTTTTTCAAGCGGCCTGTCTTCAGCCCAGCTTATAAATAAACTCCTCTATTTCTGCCTGCCGTGCATTGGCGAAGCCTTTGTCCTTGCCAATTCTTACAAAACCGCCTTTCTCTAAAACACGCTGTGACCCGAAATTATCAAAGGCCACTCGTCCAAAAATGGGCCGCATACTTTCAAGCGTCAGGAACTGTTGCAGTGCGGTAGTGCCAATCCCTTTACCCCAAAAATTCCGGTCGATCCAATAGGTAATCTCCGCTTCGCCTTCTATTTCAAATTTTGAAATACTGCCCGCAATAACATTGTCTACCAGAATCGTGCGCATATGTACCGTAGGTTCGTTCAGCAATTTTGAATACTTCGTTAAGTAGGCCGTTTTGTCTGTCGGGTCCTTAGGTGTAAACGCGGCCAAATGGATCGCCTCTTTGTCCAGCTGGAAGGTAAAGAACCGTTCAAGGTCAGCGATCACCGTCGGCTGCAATCGTATGTTATCTGTTATCATTTTATTACTATATTACTCTATTTTGTTGTTGTATCAGTACCAGGTATCTTCCTTTTATGCGCCGGCAGTACCGGTCTTCACCTTCCCCGCTCGTTTGTAATTGACAAAAATCACACCACCGGGGGTAACCGTGCTTTCCGTTAATGTAAAAGCTGCAGGAATGGGGCCGTTTTCAAACAGCTTTTTTCCCGTACCCAGCGTCACCGGAAAAATTTTGAGCCAAAGCTCATCTACCAGATCCTGCTGTAGCAGCAACCGAACAAGCTGGCCACTGCCCCAAACCTGGAGATCAGGGCCGTTTGTATTTTTAAGTGCTCTGATGCCCTCCAGGCTTTCGAGAAAAACAGTGTTTTTCCAATCCGAACTGCCCCGTGTGGCAGACAGCACATATTTGGTACCTGCATTGACAGCCGGCCAAAAGTCGTCATGTTGCGGCCAGTAGTTTTCCCAAATCTCAAAGGTTTTCCTGCCCAAAAGGTAGTCTGCCGGCTGCATTTGTTTTTGAAAGGCCTTGCCGGACTCCTCGTCGTCATAGGCTGCTGTCCAGCCGCCGTATTCAAAACCGCCGGACCGGTCTTCTTCCGGGCCGCCGGGACCCTGCATAACCCCATCCAATGTGATCATTTCTGATACGATTAAGTTTCGCATAGTGTTATCCTCCTTTTTGAATCTTTGAATTTTAAAACTTGTTTTACAACACAAAGCTCGTCTATACAGATTGTATTTATATAGTGTAAATACGACAATCTTAGGGCAGAATTATGAAGGAGTTAACCATCACCCGATGCATGTTGTTTATGTTGCATTTTGTACCTGGTTTCCAGCAGGAAGCTCTGCCGCGATACTTAATTTTTAAGGCTCCTAAGGGTCTCCGCCACTTTTACCATCTTTTTTTCCCTCATTTGAGCCTGACTTAACCAACGGTCTCATTCTCAAGCCGTACATCAACAGCTGCTTGCCCATCCGGGGCCCGGTAAATGATAAATGCTGTTTGCATAGATTAAGCGTTATGTGTTTTCATGAAATAATTGCAATCACGTACGTTTCGGTACTGGTTTCATAAGATCACTATGCAATTTAGCGTTTTTCCCAGCATCGGCAATTGGAAGAAGTTAAGGGCCGGTTCGTCCCAAATAAACCAGTTACAGCAAATCGCCGGTTTCCCGCGTTTTGCGTTACTTTGCAGCCGTTTTAAAAAACAGCAGCATGCAGTATTTTGAAGGATCGGCCATTACCCATATCGCCGTGCATAAAGTGGGCAACCAGCTAGAGGATGAGTATCTGACGCTTTCCAAGAAGGAACTGGCCGTAGACCCGGAGGTAAAAGATCTGATGACCCGCTATTTCCTGAATCCATTTAAATCGGAGGAATATTTCCAGTTTTATGCCGAGGGGCATATCAGTACCAACGAAGCCTGGAACTATGTTTCGGCCATTTTTGAAAACCCGGAGCAGACCCTGGCCCAA
The sequence above is a segment of the Niabella agricola genome. Coding sequences within it:
- a CDS encoding acyl carrier protein phosphodiesterase; translation: MNFLAHAYLSFRHPDVLVGNMISDFVKGNHQQDYPQGIQAGIRLHREIDAFTDAHPATLAAKQVFRSEYRLYSGAFMDVAYDYFLANDTLEFPPGTLEIFTQETYHTLDHYFEQLPEGFRQLFYYMKQQNWLLNYREPRGIYKSFAGLVRRAKYLNDSQPAEKIFAANIKRLEENYRLFWTDLKPFAEEQFKKLTN
- a CDS encoding DUF2911 domain-containing protein, which gives rise to MTKYVLIVAMGLFFHIAAHSQSWIPVDKSPMDQIYFPVDYPSKKIRGTSEPLRMRVIYSRPAKNNRKIFNSDIVPYGKVWRLGANEATEIQFFTPAMIGGKKVPAGRYTIYCIPTEKEWTFIVNKDTDAWGAFNYDATKDVVRVSTPVEELKDPVEFLTIDFEKSGSTVNLAIEWDQKKASLPINF
- a CDS encoding DUF2911 domain-containing protein, with the translated sequence MNCIKGRWFLLAGFALLVACNQKPETKITQPTPKVAPPGSLQAVNPTNPYEPVDVSPLDMSYYPVHYPLQKMSGSSTEKPVMRVIYSRPHLQGRSLFGSVLKYDQPWRMGANEATELDVFRPVYLSNKKIEPGRYTLYSIPHEKSWTIVLNNNLDTWGLRQDSTQDLFRIEVPSTDNNPMVEYFTMVFQQADTGANLIIAWGETLVKLPFVIK
- a CDS encoding GNAT family N-acetyltransferase is translated as MITDNIRLQPTVIADLERFFTFQLDKEAIHLAAFTPKDPTDKTAYLTKYSKLLNEPTVHMRTILVDNVIAGSISKFEIEGEAEITYWIDRNFWGKGIGTTALQQFLTLESMRPIFGRVAFDNFGSQRVLEKGGFVRIGKDKGFANARQAEIEEFIYKLG
- a CDS encoding dihydrofolate reductase family protein, whose translation is MRNLIVSEMITLDGVMQGPGGPEEDRSGGFEYGGWTAAYDDEESGKAFQKQMQPADYLLGRKTFEIWENYWPQHDDFWPAVNAGTKYVLSATRGSSDWKNTVFLESLEGIRALKNTNGPDLQVWGSGQLVRLLLQQDLVDELWLKIFPVTLGTGKKLFENGPIPAAFTLTESTVTPGGVIFVNYKRAGKVKTGTAGA